From Paenibacillus sp. GP183, one genomic window encodes:
- a CDS encoding FtsW/RodA/SpoVE family cell cycle protein — protein MLAKLKRIDLSIVILLLILMTISILLVHSATLNSPRIKISIQKNVVIYLIGFIGFIFMSMVDYRALLKIHFYVYVAGIMMLIGVYFLGKEINGAKGWFRLGNLDFQPAELMKVILIVTVAAWLYRRRGDRLDFKTDIVPVGFFVLLPFVLVLIQPDLGNAIIYLIILLGMVWIGNIKYMHVLIGLVIVVGGFELFLFLYTHYHDQIKAFLDANKSGHWLVRIDTFMNPQNASKDAAFQVNNSIHAIGSGGLGGEGYMKGSSIQSLFIPYAYSDSIFVVVGEEFGFRGTAILLLLYFILIYRMIQISLQSAQISGSYIVAGVVSMFVFQIFENVGMLIGIMPLTGITLPFISYGGTSLLINMLSLGLVMSVKLHQEQDPFSIA, from the coding sequence TTGTTAGCTAAACTGAAAAGAATCGACCTTTCGATAGTTATATTGCTGTTGATTTTAATGACAATCAGTATTCTTCTCGTACACAGCGCGACGCTGAACAGTCCTAGAATCAAAATTTCCATTCAAAAAAACGTAGTGATCTACTTAATCGGCTTCATTGGATTTATATTTATGAGCATGGTCGATTACAGGGCTTTGCTTAAAATTCATTTTTACGTTTATGTGGCCGGTATTATGATGCTAATAGGCGTATATTTCCTTGGAAAGGAAATTAATGGTGCCAAAGGCTGGTTTAGATTGGGCAATCTTGATTTCCAGCCTGCGGAGCTAATGAAGGTAATACTGATTGTTACAGTTGCCGCTTGGCTGTATAGACGACGAGGAGACAGGCTTGATTTTAAGACGGATATTGTTCCGGTTGGTTTTTTTGTACTCCTGCCTTTCGTGCTTGTTTTAATTCAACCGGACCTGGGCAATGCGATTATTTATTTGATTATTTTGCTCGGTATGGTTTGGATTGGCAATATTAAATACATGCACGTACTCATAGGATTGGTCATTGTTGTCGGCGGTTTCGAGTTGTTTCTATTTTTATATACTCATTACCATGATCAAATTAAAGCATTTTTGGATGCCAATAAATCAGGCCACTGGCTCGTTAGAATCGATACCTTCATGAATCCGCAGAACGCCTCAAAGGATGCAGCCTTCCAGGTGAATAACTCGATTCACGCCATTGGTTCCGGAGGTCTTGGCGGAGAAGGATACATGAAAGGTTCTTCCATCCAAAGCCTTTTCATTCCTTATGCTTATTCGGATTCAATCTTTGTTGTAGTCGGCGAAGAGTTCGGGTTTCGGGGAACGGCGATTTTGCTGCTGCTGTATTTTATCCTGATCTATCGGATGATTCAAATTTCACTTCAAAGCGCACAGATCAGCGGATCTTATATCGTAGCCGGAGTCGTTTCGATGTTTGTGTTTCAAATTTTCGAAAATGTCGGTATGCTCATTGGCATCATGCCGCTTACCGGGATTACTCTGCCTTTTATCAGCTATGGCGGTACCTCACTATTGATCAATATGTTGTCCTTGGGCTTGGTCATGAGTGTCAAGCTCCACCAGGAGCAAGATCCTTTTTCCATCGCTTGA
- a CDS encoding M23 family metallopeptidase produces the protein MEYKDPTQHQRVNQPEYDPEWTRKMEDPEFAWRQRYKQDRSLNGSGSYMNEKKGLYPPSLKAIWIKLLLSALIFAVIWGMFHIKQPWADKGRQLVVASLTKPMDVQAITAWYAKKFGDSPSFIPSFRNREGNPAVKASTEKRTYFIPVQGKIREPFDASHSGILLQTQADAPVYALDTGQVIFAGTKQDTGFTVIIRHPLGLQSMYGRLSESRVEVNDWIKGGEPIGKVSKEDASAGSLFFAMIKEGRFINPRDVIPFD, from the coding sequence ATGGAATACAAAGACCCGACGCAGCATCAAAGGGTGAATCAACCTGAATATGACCCGGAATGGACACGCAAGATGGAGGATCCGGAATTCGCATGGCGTCAAAGATACAAACAGGATCGGTCCTTAAATGGAAGCGGATCGTACATGAATGAAAAAAAAGGGTTGTATCCGCCATCCTTGAAAGCAATCTGGATCAAGCTGCTGCTCAGCGCGCTGATATTTGCCGTGATCTGGGGAATGTTTCACATCAAACAACCCTGGGCCGATAAAGGACGCCAGCTCGTAGTGGCTTCACTTACGAAACCGATGGATGTTCAAGCCATCACGGCTTGGTATGCAAAGAAATTTGGCGATTCGCCTTCATTTATTCCAAGCTTTCGAAATCGGGAGGGCAATCCTGCTGTTAAAGCGAGCACGGAAAAAAGAACTTATTTCATTCCGGTTCAAGGTAAAATCCGGGAACCGTTTGATGCATCCCATTCGGGAATTCTACTGCAAACGCAGGCTGATGCTCCTGTGTACGCGCTTGATACGGGACAAGTTATATTCGCCGGTACAAAACAAGACACAGGATTTACCGTCATTATCCGGCATCCTTTGGGCTTGCAGTCTATGTATGGAAGGCTCAGTGAAAGCCGTGTAGAAGTCAATGACTGGATCAAAGGCGGAGAGCCTATCGGTAAAGTATCCAAGGAAGATGCCTCCGCAGGAAGCTTGTTCTTTGCCATGATCAAGGAAGGCCGCTTTATCAATCCCAGGGATGTGATCCCATTTGATTAG
- a CDS encoding M50 family metallopeptidase, whose translation MIRWRGTLYRFHPLFTLVMLFSALTGYLVEALTLFGIVFIHEMGHTAAAMGLGWKVREVQLLPFGGVAVVDELGTVPLHEELIVALAGPFQHAWMILFALLMKIVAPSSLEWWNYFIEVNLMIGLFNLLPVLPLDGGRVLQCLFGYFMSYYRSLWLTTWLSLTLSAFVIGFAIYGWFSNQLPLNLLVIGLFLLLSNWFSYRQLPFLFFRFLMSRGQRVSRLMMRGTLAQPIVVARQQKISNILKLFMREKYHLIYVMNEKGRIQAILPEQQLVSGFLDGKKPGSAVSELFM comes from the coding sequence TTGATTAGGTGGCGGGGAACCCTGTACCGATTTCATCCTTTATTTACGCTGGTCATGCTTTTCTCGGCATTGACCGGCTATTTGGTTGAAGCGCTCACGCTGTTTGGCATTGTTTTTATACATGAGATGGGTCATACTGCAGCTGCCATGGGGCTGGGATGGAAGGTACGGGAGGTCCAGCTGCTGCCGTTTGGCGGGGTTGCCGTCGTGGACGAGCTTGGAACCGTGCCTCTTCATGAAGAGCTTATCGTTGCTCTGGCAGGTCCCTTTCAACATGCGTGGATGATTTTGTTTGCGCTGCTTATGAAGATAGTGGCTCCTTCGAGCCTCGAATGGTGGAATTATTTTATCGAGGTTAATCTTATGATTGGGTTGTTTAATCTGCTCCCTGTGCTGCCGCTCGACGGAGGGCGAGTTTTGCAATGTCTGTTTGGTTATTTTATGTCCTATTACCGTTCCCTATGGTTAACCACTTGGCTTAGTTTGACACTTAGCGCGTTTGTTATAGGCTTTGCGATATATGGATGGTTCTCGAATCAACTTCCGCTTAACCTGCTTGTGATCGGCCTTTTCTTGTTGCTGTCCAACTGGTTTTCTTACCGTCAGCTGCCTTTTCTGTTTTTTCGGTTCTTGATGAGCCGTGGGCAAAGAGTGAGCCGGTTGATGATGAGAGGCACATTAGCCCAGCCGATTGTCGTAGCCAGGCAGCAGAAAATTTCAAATATTCTGAAGCTATTTATGCGCGAAAAATACCATCTCATCTATGTTATGAATGAAAAAGGGAGGATTCAGGCCATTCTGCCTGAGCAGCAGCTGGTTTCCGGTTTTTTGGACGGCAAGAAGCCAGGGAGTGCAGTTTCCGAGCTTTTCATGTAA
- a CDS encoding Rne/Rng family ribonuclease, producing the protein MKQLIVHGTPELTQAALLDDGRLVEWDSQYSLDNQRAGSIYMGKITNVLPGMQAAFVDVGLTKNAFLYIDDILPVNLDKQPKVKPSITELAEIGQILMVQVSKEAEGTKGARVTTHFSIPGRWIVYMPGADYIAISRKIEDDPERQRLKQIMGSLRRPGEGLIVRTGAHGQTEEAFWQDLQDLREQWQSILHKSDETYEGPAQIYQDLDLLPRLARDVISDDVTEVWIDNIRIYEELKSLIRDRSPQWQGKISLYEHKMPVFDHFRITEELNRCFRRKIWLPSGGYLVLDQTEALTVIDVNTGKYTGEVNLEQTVYEINREAAEEIPRLLRLRNIRGIIIVDFIDMELETNRSSIMDLITKAAWKDRSKTVVVGWTKLGLLEMTRKRK; encoded by the coding sequence ATGAAGCAGCTTATTGTACATGGCACGCCTGAGCTTACCCAAGCGGCTCTGTTGGATGACGGCCGGTTGGTTGAATGGGATTCTCAATATTCGCTGGATAACCAAAGAGCTGGAAGTATTTATATGGGGAAGATCACCAATGTGCTTCCCGGCATGCAGGCTGCTTTTGTGGATGTTGGATTAACCAAAAATGCATTTTTATATATAGATGATATCCTCCCCGTTAACCTGGACAAGCAGCCTAAGGTAAAGCCTTCGATCACAGAGCTGGCTGAAATCGGACAAATCCTTATGGTGCAGGTGTCAAAGGAGGCAGAGGGAACGAAGGGCGCAAGGGTGACCACCCATTTTTCTATCCCTGGCCGCTGGATCGTTTATATGCCCGGCGCCGATTATATTGCCATTTCCCGAAAAATTGAAGATGACCCTGAAAGGCAGCGGTTAAAACAAATCATGGGAAGCCTGCGTCGACCGGGTGAAGGTTTGATTGTTCGTACTGGAGCTCATGGACAAACGGAGGAAGCGTTTTGGCAGGATCTGCAGGATCTGCGTGAACAGTGGCAGTCCATTTTACATAAAAGCGACGAAACTTACGAGGGGCCAGCACAGATTTATCAAGATCTCGATTTGCTGCCAAGATTGGCTCGCGATGTCATTTCCGATGATGTAACCGAGGTATGGATTGATAACATCCGAATTTATGAAGAGTTAAAAAGCCTTATACGTGATCGAAGCCCGCAGTGGCAAGGCAAGATTTCTTTGTATGAGCATAAGATGCCTGTATTCGATCATTTCCGGATAACCGAAGAGTTAAACCGCTGCTTTCGGCGTAAAATCTGGCTTCCCAGCGGCGGCTATTTAGTTCTTGATCAAACTGAAGCTCTGACTGTCATTGATGTGAATACGGGGAAGTATACGGGTGAGGTCAATCTGGAGCAAACGGTATATGAGATCAATCGAGAGGCGGCTGAAGAAATCCCAAGACTGCTCCGACTTCGTAATATCCGCGGAATCATCATCGTTGATTTTATTGATATGGAACTGGAAACGAATCGAAGCTCGATCATGGATCTGATCACGAAAGCAGCATGGAAAGATCGATCCAAAACGGTTGTGGTCGGTTGGACCAAGCTGGGTCTTCTGGAGATGACACGCAAGCGAAAGTGA
- the rplU gene encoding 50S ribosomal protein L21: protein MYAIIETGGKQYKVQEGDVLFIEKLNAAEGDVVSFDRVLAVSKETGLVVGAPLVSGAAVSAKVERHGKGAKIIVYKYKAKKNYRKKQGHRQPYTKVVVEKINA, encoded by the coding sequence ATGTATGCAATCATTGAAACAGGTGGAAAACAGTACAAGGTTCAAGAGGGCGATGTGCTTTTTATCGAAAAATTGAACGCTGCTGAAGGTGATGTCGTTTCGTTTGACCGTGTGCTTGCCGTTTCCAAAGAAACCGGTTTAGTGGTAGGCGCTCCATTGGTATCCGGTGCTGCAGTTTCTGCCAAGGTCGAGAGACATGGCAAAGGTGCAAAAATCATCGTTTACAAATACAAAGCGAAAAAGAACTATCGCAAAAAGCAAGGACATCGTCAACCGTATACAAAAGTTGTTGTAGAGAAAATCAACGCGTAA
- a CDS encoding ribosomal-processing cysteine protease Prp has translation MIYITIERVSRKDAHIQAFVSEGHAEYDVPGKDLVCAAVSAITVGTVNSIEALTGVVAISEMKKGLLNITLPELPESEKAKASQVQLLLESMVVMLQTIQESYSDYITIDTIYSKGG, from the coding sequence ATGATTTATATAACCATAGAGCGTGTCTCGCGGAAAGATGCTCATATTCAGGCTTTTGTATCCGAAGGCCATGCAGAGTATGACGTTCCCGGCAAGGATTTAGTCTGCGCCGCAGTATCGGCCATAACGGTGGGTACGGTGAATTCCATTGAAGCGTTAACGGGTGTCGTGGCGATTTCCGAGATGAAGAAGGGGCTTTTGAATATTACCCTACCGGAGCTGCCTGAATCGGAGAAAGCCAAAGCAAGCCAAGTTCAATTGCTGCTGGAATCCATGGTCGTTATGCTGCAAACGATTCAAGAAAGCTACAGTGACTATATAACGATTGATACCATCTATAGTAAAGGAGGATGA
- the rpmA gene encoding 50S ribosomal protein L27, with translation MLQLDLQLFASKKGVGSTKNGRDSESKRLGAKRADGETVKAGSILFRQRGTKIHPGNNVGIGKDDTLFALVQGVVKFERWGRDRKKVSVYPVDAAPVAATVEV, from the coding sequence ATGTTACAATTAGATCTTCAGTTATTCGCTTCCAAAAAGGGAGTGGGTTCCACCAAGAACGGACGTGACAGTGAATCTAAGCGCCTTGGCGCAAAGCGTGCCGATGGTGAAACCGTTAAAGCCGGAAGTATTCTATTTCGCCAACGCGGAACGAAAATTCACCCGGGCAACAACGTAGGCATCGGTAAAGATGACACGCTGTTCGCACTGGTCCAGGGCGTTGTGAAATTCGAACGTTGGGGACGCGATCGTAAGAAAGTGAGCGTCTACCCCGTTGATGCAGCTCCAGTTGCTGCAACCGTCGAAGTATAA
- a CDS encoding Spo0B domain-containing protein, whose translation MKRMNGSQVYLLALLVIGAAGMISSGALPVRTGFAIITAVCGYVYLSMERSRLEKQLRQEQKLMKQSQDVQLLQIVNRIRHDIMNDIQVLFGYIQLKKFDNLSSQMENIRASFHRESLISRLGIPSLVAYLYAFRVHVNKMQLEVGLEQELSLQDLPIRDELIYILVHDTIELFLAYSDAGQEEAGVLSLEFDEGNDHLLLDFVYQGSYDQEGLQHAVRERFFRDSGDFQVETHDFQEKEAALALRLPFRT comes from the coding sequence ATGAAACGAATGAACGGGTCGCAGGTCTATTTACTTGCTTTGCTGGTAATAGGCGCGGCGGGCATGATTAGTTCTGGAGCTTTGCCTGTAAGAACCGGTTTTGCGATTATTACGGCAGTGTGCGGCTATGTTTACCTCTCCATGGAAAGAAGCAGACTTGAAAAACAGCTTCGTCAGGAGCAGAAGCTGATGAAGCAAAGCCAAGATGTTCAATTGCTGCAGATTGTCAATCGGATCCGGCACGACATTATGAATGACATCCAAGTTTTGTTTGGATATATACAATTAAAGAAGTTTGATAATTTATCTTCGCAAATGGAGAATATAAGAGCGAGCTTTCATCGGGAAAGTCTTATTTCCAGACTGGGCATTCCTTCTCTGGTTGCTTATTTGTATGCATTTCGGGTTCATGTCAATAAGATGCAGCTGGAGGTTGGACTGGAGCAGGAGCTGTCTCTTCAGGACCTGCCAATCCGGGATGAGCTTATTTACATTTTGGTTCATGATACGATTGAACTGTTTCTTGCCTACTCCGATGCGGGTCAGGAGGAAGCGGGAGTGCTCAGCCTGGAGTTTGATGAAGGGAATGATCACTTGCTGCTGGATTTTGTATACCAAGGCAGCTATGATCAGGAAGGCTTGCAGCACGCGGTTCGCGAAAGATTTTTTCGTGATTCCGGTGATTTTCAGGTAGAGACGCATGATTTTCAGGAAAAAGAAGCGGCCCTTGCTTTGCGGCTGCCGTTTCGTACATAA
- the obgE gene encoding GTPase ObgE: MFVDKAKIYVKGGDGGDGIVAFRREKYVPEGGPAGGDGGKGGDVIFRVDEGLRTLIDFRYQRHFKADRGVKGRNKSMHGANADDMVVRVPPGTVVIDDDTQEIIADLVRHGQEVIVARGGRGGRGNTRFATAHNTAPEIAENGEEGVERWVVLELKVMADVGLVGFPSVGKSTLLSVVSAATPKIAAYHFTTLAPNLGVVDLGEGRSFVMADLPGLIEGAHAGVGLGHEFLRHVERTRLIVHVVDISAADGRDPYEDFLKINEEIKLYNAKLEQRPQVVVANKMDMPSAGDHLAMFRERLAEDGREVTIYPISALTREGVQELLYKVAEMLEAIPETPEVEEVGEIEERKVYRFEKQDEQDFTIHRENDVFVVESPSIERLIRRTNFSTQDGIQRFARILRNIGIDKELRKLGAVDGQSIRIGELEFEFVEKE, encoded by the coding sequence ATGTTTGTAGATAAGGCCAAGATCTATGTAAAAGGCGGGGATGGCGGCGATGGGATCGTTGCCTTCCGCAGGGAAAAATATGTGCCGGAGGGCGGACCTGCAGGCGGCGACGGCGGTAAAGGCGGCGACGTTATTTTTCGCGTCGACGAGGGCCTCAGGACGCTGATTGATTTTCGCTATCAGCGTCATTTTAAGGCGGACCGCGGTGTCAAGGGCCGCAACAAGAGCATGCATGGCGCGAATGCGGACGACATGGTGGTTCGCGTGCCGCCCGGCACGGTAGTGATCGACGATGATACCCAGGAAATCATCGCCGATCTCGTGCGCCACGGGCAGGAAGTGATCGTTGCCCGCGGGGGACGCGGGGGACGCGGGAATACGCGCTTCGCGACGGCCCACAATACCGCGCCGGAGATTGCCGAGAACGGCGAGGAGGGCGTCGAGCGCTGGGTTGTGCTCGAGCTGAAGGTGATGGCCGACGTCGGCTTGGTGGGCTTTCCTAGCGTGGGTAAATCCACGCTGCTCTCGGTCGTTTCCGCTGCGACGCCGAAGATTGCAGCGTATCATTTTACGACACTGGCCCCGAATCTCGGGGTCGTGGATCTGGGGGAGGGCCGCAGCTTTGTGATGGCGGACCTGCCGGGCTTGATTGAAGGGGCCCACGCCGGTGTGGGGCTTGGGCACGAGTTTTTGCGGCACGTGGAGCGGACGCGTCTGATTGTCCACGTTGTGGACATCTCCGCGGCCGACGGCCGTGACCCGTACGAGGATTTCCTCAAAATCAATGAGGAAATCAAGCTCTACAATGCGAAGCTGGAACAGCGGCCGCAGGTTGTGGTCGCGAACAAGATGGACATGCCGAGTGCCGGCGACCATCTGGCCATGTTCCGCGAGAGGCTGGCTGAGGACGGCCGCGAGGTGACGATTTACCCCATCTCGGCATTGACCCGTGAGGGGGTGCAGGAGCTCTTATACAAAGTGGCCGAGATGCTTGAGGCCATTCCGGAAACACCCGAGGTGGAAGAAGTTGGGGAGATCGAGGAGCGCAAAGTGTACCGCTTTGAGAAGCAGGATGAACAGGATTTCACCATTCATCGCGAGAACGATGTTTTCGTGGTCGAGAGTCCTTCCATTGAGCGGCTGATCCGCAGGACCAACTTCAGCACTCAGGACGGGATCCAACGCTTTGCCCGTATTCTCAGGAATATCGGGATCGATAAGGAGCTTCGCAAGCTCGGAGCTGTAGACGGGCAGTCCATACGGATCGGCGAATTGGAGTTTGAGTTTGTGGAAAAAGAATAA